The Pseudodesulfovibrio cashew genomic sequence GGCCGTCATCCTCATGGCCGAGGCGGCTCGCGAGGAGATGTCCGCTAAACTGGCCGCTGGCGTCATGCGCCCCTTTGACGAGATCAAGTCCAGGGAACAACTTCTTCAGGCCGTTCCCATCATCACCGCCATCAACATGGCCCAACGCAACGCCAAGGCTCTGGATTACGCCTTCAGGGTTCCCAAAGTCTCTCCGCGCAATCCGAAGAACGAGCCGACCGAACTGGAACTTTCCGTACTCAAGCGGTTGAAAGAGGAGAAGCTGGAAGAACTGGTCGTGGCCGAGGAAGATCAGATTCGCTATTTTCGCCCCATCCGGCTGACCAAGGAGTGCCTCTACTGCCACGGCGATCCCAAGGGCGGCAAGGACCCGCTCGGCGGCATCAAGGAAGGATGGCGCGAGGGTGAGATTCACGGCGCTTTCGAGATTATTTCATCCCTGGAAACCGCCAAGGCCAAGAGTCTGAAATCAGGCATCTACACTGCGGTGGAGACCGCCGTCATTCTGTTACTCGTGGGTATTGCCTCATGGTTCATGGTCAAGCGGGTCATCGTTACCCCGCTGTTCCGTATCCGCGACTTCGCCCGTGATGTGGCGTCCGGCGATCTTGATGCCCACCCGGGAGGAGCCTTCGGAGCGGAGCTTGGAGTAGTTCGAGACGCCATCTCCACCATGGTGGACAACCTCAAGGCCAAGATGCTTGAAGCCTCCCAGAAACAGGAGGAGGCCGAAGCGGCCAAGGGCGAGGCCGAGGTGGCCATGAACGAGGCCAAGCAGCAGGAGGCCCGGACCAACGAGCTTCTTTCCAAGATGCAGCGCATTGCAGGGGACGCTTCGCTTATCGCTGAGCAGGTGACCAGCGCCGCGGACGAGCTTTCCGCCCAGGCCGACCAGGTCAGCAGCGGCGCGGAGATACAACGCGAGCGCACCGCCCAGACCGCCACGGCCATGGAAGAGATGAACGCCACTGTTCTGGAGGTGGCCAGGAACTCCGCCAACTCCGCCGACTCGGCCCAAAATGCCAAGGAGCAGGCCCAGCAGGGCGCGGACGTGGTCAAGAACGCGATCTTCGCCATCGAGGAAGTGCACGAGCTGACCACCACGCTGAAGTCCTCCATGGCCTCGCTTGGCGGGCAGGCAACGGACATCGGCCAGATCATGAACGTCATCGAGGACATCGCGGACCAGACCAACCTCCTCGCGCTCAACGCGGCCATTGAGGCGGCTCGGGCAGGTGAGGCCGGTCGCGGCTTTGCGGTTGTCGCCGACGAGGTGCGCAAGTTGGCTGAAAAGACCATGGACGCCACCAAGGAGGTGGGCAACGCCATCCAGAGCATTCAGGATGGTGCGGAAGCCAACATCCGAAGCGTGGATACCGCGGCCGAGGCCGTGGACAGGGCCACGGAGATGGCCAACCAGTCCGGGGAGTCCCTTGGACAGATCGTCCATTTCGCCGACGCGACTTCGGGGCAGGTGCAGTCCATCGCCACCGCCGCGGAGGAGCAGTCAGCCGCCTCGGAAGAGATCAACCGCGCCGTGGAGGACATCAACCTGATCGCCTCTGAAACGGCCGAGGGCATGAACCAGTCCGCCGAGGCCATTACCGAACTCGCACGCCTCTCCAATGAGCTGAGGCTGCTCATCAACGAGATGAACGAATAGCGGGCCGTTCAAGATTCGCCTATTCCAGGGCTCCGGCTTATCAGGTCGGAGCCCTGTTTCATTTCCGCTCAGCGCCTTTACATTTCGGGCGAAGGTGCTAGGCTTGCCCCATGTCAAACCATGCCCTCGCCAACGCGGCCCGCGTCCTGCGGGAGTCCCGCTGCACCCTGGCGTTCACCGGAGCCGGTATTTCCGTTGAGTCGGGAGTCCCCCCGTTCCGGGGGCCCGGTGGGGTCTGGGCCAAGTATGACCCCGCCAAGTTCGAGAAGGCCTACTTCCGGCGGAACCCGGAAGAGGTCTGGCCGCTGCTGAAGGAGATCTTCTACAGCCGCCTGGTCCACGCCAAGCCCAATCCAGCCCACTACGCGCTGGCCGAACTGGAGCGCGCGGGCATGCTGGATGGCATCGTGACCCAGAACATCGACGGGCTGCATCAGGAGGCAGGCAGCCTGGTGGTCCACGAATACCACGGCTCCACCCGGCGCATGCAGTGCATGAAATGCCGGGAGTTTTTCGACGCTTCAAATATTTCCCTTGAAAAGCTGCCGCCACCGTGTCCGGTCTGCGGCGGCCTGCTCAAGCCGGACTTCGTCTTCTTCGGCGAGGGCATCCCCACCGACGTGCACCGGGCCGCGACCGACCTTGCCGGGCGGGCCGAGGTCTGCCTGATCGTGGGCACCGGGGGCACGGTGGTGCCTGCCGGACGCATCCCCTACATCGTCAAGAACCGGGGCGGCGTCCTCATTGAGATCAACCTCCACGACACCAGCTATTCGTACACCGTCTCGGATTACTATCTCCAGGGCAAGGCGGGCACCCGACTGCCGGAACTGGTGGCCGCGACCCTGGGTTGACCCGACCCCGCAAAAAGGAATGAGCCCCGGCGTAATAGCAATAGCCGAGGCTCTCTAACCCCGTACCTTCACCTGATCCAAGCGCTCGGTTACGGAGGTGTTCTATCTGTTTTTCGGAAATCCCATAGGAGAAACCCGGGACGGATCTGATGATCCGCCCCGGGAGGTTGGTTGTTCGTCCTAGCCGGCCATGCGCTTGACCGGACGACCGAGCCTAGCCAGGAACTGCTTCCTGGTCATGGGGCCCTTCTTGATGGAGGAGGCGTCCGCGGACAGCATCTCATAGTAGCTGTCGGGATCCGTCTGCACCAGGTAGATGACCCTGACTTCGTCGGGATCGACCAGTTCCGCGTCCGGGAACTTCTCCTGGGCCTGGGCCAGACGCTCCTCGGCCAGGGTGAGCATGTCCTCGCGTTCGCCGAAGTTCATGGCCCCGGTGGGACAGGTCTGCACGCAGGCGGGCAGCATGCCCACCTTGACGCGGTCGATGCACATGTCGCACTTCACGATCTGGCCGGTCTCCTCGTTGACGCGGGGAATCTCGTAGGGGCAACCGAAACGGTAGGCGTCCTTGTCGGGTTCCTTTGCGGTCAACTCGGTGTAGACCACGGCTCCGGTCTCCTCGTCATGGACGATGGCGCCGGGCACGGTCATGGAGTCCATGCACGGCGGCTCCACGCAATGGCGGCATTGTTCCGGGAAGAACAGCCACTGGAGCTTGCCGTCCACCTCCAGTTCGTTGAAGCGGACCAGTTTCAGGGTGACGCCGGAGAGGTCCGGAGGATTCTGATGGGAACCCGTATTCTCGGTCTTCTCGGCGGGGAGTTTCTTCCATTGCTTGCAGGCAACCTGGCAACCACGGCAGGCCGTACACTTGGTCAGGTCGATGAAGAATGTCTTACTCATGTCATTCCTCCTTTACGCCTTGCGGACGTTGACCATGAAGGCCTTGGTTTCAGGGATGCCGGTGTTCGGGTCACCGACGGACGGGGTCAGGATGTTGGCGGAGTCGCCGCCGTCCTTGGGCCATGTCCAGCCGAAGTGCCAGGGCAGGCCGACCTGATGAATGGTGGTGCCCTTGATGGTGAACGGCTTCAGGCGCTTGGTCACGATGGCCTTGGCCCAGATGGAGCCGCGCACCGATTCGACCGTTACCTTTTCACCGTTTTCGATCCCTCTGAGTTCCGCAAGTTCCGGGCTCATTTCAACGAAGACCTGGGGCTCCGCTTCGGTCAGCCAGTCGCAGTTGCGGGTCATCAGACCGGTCTGCCAGTGCTCGGTGACACGGTAGGTGGTGCCGATGAACGGGAACTTGGGATCGCACACCGCCTTGGTCTCGTCCTCGTAGGAGAGGGCGGTGGGGTTATGCAGGGTTGAGGAGAAGGGATGCGACTTCACCGGGCATTCCAGCGGCTCGTAGTATTCGGGCAGCGGACCGTCAGCCCGGCCGGGGCCGAAGAGCTGGCCGAAGCCGTGCTTGCGCATGATGAAGGCATATTTGGTGCCCGGAGCCCAACCTCCGTCAGGCACGTCGCCCTTCCACTTGGTCTCGGGACCGGTCCACTCGATGACCGGCTTTTCCGGGTTCCAGGGCTTGCCCTGGAGGTCAACCGAGGCCCTGTTGTACAGGATGCGGCGGTTGACGGGCCAACACCAGGAGAAGTTCGGGAAGAGGCCGATCTTCGCCTGTTCGGGAGTCTGGGCCAGGCTGCGGCGTGCTGCCATGTTGCCCTTGTCCGTGTAGGAGTTGCAGTACAGCCAGTTACCCGAGCAGGTGGAGCCGTCGGCCTGCAGGAAGGCGAAGCTCGGGACCTGCTGGCCCTTCTTGTAGGACTTGCCCTTGATGGTCACGTCCCTGGTGAAGTAGCCGTTGATCAGCTTGGCGGTCTTGTGGGCGTCGAACACGCCGTTGGTGGCGATGTTGTCCCAGGTCAGCCGGGTGATCGGTTCGGGGTAGGCGCCGCCTTCCTTCTCGTACAGGTGCTGAATCTCCTTCATCAGCTCGTACATCATGTCGCCGTCGGGCATCTGCCCTGCGGGCGCGTCGGGGCCCTTGTAGCGCCACTGCATCCAGCGGCCGGAGTTGGTGATGGAACCTTCCTTCTCAATGGAGACCGCGCAGGGGAGGAAGAAGACTTCGGTCTTGATCTTCTTCGGGTCCATGTCGGGACCTTCCCAGAACCAACCGGTCTCGTTGGGGAAGATGTTGACGTTTACCAGCCAGTCCAGCTTTGACAGGGCACGCCTGTTCTTGTTGGCGTTGGCCCCGGAACAGGCCGGGTTCATGCCCCAGGCGAAGAGGCCCTTGAACTGGCCCGCGTCCATCTTGTCGAACAGGGTCAGCCAGGAGTATTCGGCCGCGGAAGCGGAGTCGAGCCTGGGCAGGTAGTTGTAGGCGGTCGCCGGGTCGTCGTCCATCCACATGGACTTGATCAGGGACGCCGAGTATTTGGGATAGTTGCCCCACCAGTTGGCCGACTTCGGGTCGTGGGAGACCGGGGTGTAGGCCTTGTCGTAGTCCGCCAGGGTCGGCTGGGACGCCTTGGGCGTCTTCAGGTAGCCGGGCAGGATGTGGTAGAGCAGGCAGTGGTCGGTGGAGCCCTGGACGTTGGATTCGCCGCGCAGGGCGTTGACGCCGCCGCCAGCCACGCCGATGTTGCCGAGCAGCAACTGGATCATGGCCATGGAGCGGATGTTCTGCACGCCCACGGTGTGCTGGGTCCAGCCCATGGCGTACATGATGGTGCCTGCCTTGTCGGCCTTGCCTGTGGCGGCATAGGTCTCGTACAGGGCGACGAGTTCGTCCTTGCTCATGCCGGAGATCGAGGAGACCTTGTCAAGGTCGTAGCGCGCGTAGTGCTTCTTGAGCATCTGGTAGACGCACTTGGGATCCTTGAGGGTCGGGTCCTTCTTCGGGTTGCCCTCGGCGTCCATGGCGAAAGCCCACTTGGACTTGTCGTAGGACTTGGTCTTGGGGTTGTACCCGGCGAAGATGCCGTCGGTGAAGGAGTAGTTGTCGCCGATGATGAAGGAGGCGTTGGTGTAGTCGACCACGTAGTCCCTGAAGATCAGGTCGTTGTCGAGAATGTACTTGATCATGCCGCCGAGGACCGCGATATCCGAGCCGGAACGGAGGCCCGCATACATGTCGGCCTTGGCCGAAGTCCTGGTGAAACGGGGGTCGACGTGGATCAGGGTCGCGCCCTTTTCCTGCGCCTTGGTCACCCACTTGAAGGAGATGGGATGGTTTTCGGCAGCGTTGCTGCCCATTATCAGAATGCAATCACTGTTCTGGATGTCGATCCAGTGATTGGTCATCGCGCCGCGTCCGAACGACTCTGCCAGAGCCGCAACAGTCGCGCTGTGTCAGATACGCGCCTGGTGCTCTATGTACACCAGGCCGAGGCTGCGGAGCATTGTCTGGTAGGCCCAGCACTCCTCGTTGTCGAGAGCGGCGGAACCGAGCGACGCGATGTTGTCGCAGCGGTTGACCACTTGTCCTTTCTTGTTCTTGTAGGTGAACTCGGCGTCGCGGGTTTCCTTGACCCTGCGGGCGATCTTTTCGAGCGCCCAGGACATGGAGACCTTCTTGAATTCGGTGGAGTAGGGGGCGCGGTAGAGCACCGTGTCCGGGCGCCGGTCGTTGTCGGCCAGCTGCCAGATGGATGCGCCCTTGGCGCACAGCGCGCCTTCGTTGATCGGGTGATCCGGGTCGCCCTCGACGTTGATCGCCTTGTTGTCCTTGAGGGCCGTGTTGACGATGAGACCGCAACCCACGGCACAGTAGCAGCACACGGACGTGGTCTGCTTGCTCCATTTCGGGGTCAGCGCGGCAGCCCTGTCGATCATCTTCGACTTGGGCGTACAGCCGAGCCCGAGACCGCCAAACGCCGTCGCAACAGCGGCGGTGGCGGAGAGCTTGAGGAAGTTCCTTCGGTTGGTATGCATTCGACCTCCTGTTGTTGATGCGGTTCAGCGCCCGCGAATCTCGCGGCCCAACGCCACGAGCAGGGCATAACCGCTCGGCTGCACTACGCTGTCCCAGCTGGGAGTCCTGGCCCACGTACGTCCGGCTCGAACGTACGTGGCGGCCATGGACTTCGCCACTGTCCGCACAGCGTCCAGAGCGAAGCCCAGCCCGTCGAAGGGCATGGCCGCGACACCCCGTGCAGCAAATTTTTTGTGTTTTGCATTGCGCATTAACGTTCCTCTCCCTTTTTTACCTATAGCCGTTATGAGCGTCTGTGGCTTTGCGGGCAACGCAAAGGGTCTTCTCTCAGCTCTTACACAGGGGCAAAGGGCAATTTAATTTTCAACACGCTGATTTGAATGGCGATGTTCTATGCTCAATAGGGCATAGGCGGATTTCTTTGTTGCGGTTTGACACCAATGCAGGTCAGGGTCCGTCTCATGGGCACAAAAAAGGCCCCGGCCGCGTACGCGGGCCGGGGCCTTTCTGTCGATAACTAATCGTTTTATTTGCCGAAGGGGCACTTGGGGAAGGAGCAGGTCTTGCAGGTCATGCAGAAGCCGCCTTCGCCGAGATTGGCCAGATCCTTTCGGGTCAGCGTCTGTCCGGCCAGGAGGCGGGGCAGGAGGATGTCGAAGGCCGTGGTCTTGTAGAAGAGGGCGCAGGCCGGGACGCCGATGATTTGCGCGTTGCGGATCTTGCCCACCAGGCTCATGGTGCCGGGGAGCATGGGCACGCCATAGAGGGCGTCGGTCATGCCTGCGTCGGCCAGGGCCGGGCGGGTGACGTCGTCCGGGTCCACGGACATGCCCGCCGTGGTCACGATCAGGTCGCACCCGGCGTCGAGCATGGCCGTGACCGACTTGGTGATGGTCTCGCGGTCATCGGGCACGATGTCGGTGCGGTGCACCTCGCTGCCCAGCTTGATGACCTTGGAGGAGACGATGGGGATGAACTTGTCCTCGATCAGTCCCTGGAAGACCTCGGTGCCGGTTACCAGCACGCCCACCTTGGCCTTGCGCAGAGGCAGGATGGACAGGATCGGCCCTTCTCCCAGGGCGGTGATGGCCCGCGAGAACTTGTCGCGGGAGATATAGAGCGGGATGGCCCTTGTTCCGGCCACGCCCTTGCCCTCGGGGATGATGGATCCGTCGTGGCGGGTTGCGAGCATGACGTCCGGGGAGAGATTGAACCGAGAGAGGGCGTCAAGATCGATGGAGAGCAGGCCGGTCTTTTCGGCGAAGAAGTTGATTTTGCCTTCCTTGGGGTCATCGTCATAGGTGATGCCGTCACCGGCCATACGCTTGGCAAAGGCCTTGACCGCCTCGTTCTCGTGCACCCATTCGTCGCCAGGCAGGCTTTCGGCGTCGTAGACATGGAATTTGCCGATGCGCTGGAGGCGGCAGACGTCGCCGATGCCGAGCACGTCTCCGGCGCGGCTTACGGGCTCCTTGCTTTCCTCGGCCTCAATACCGGTCATGTCGTGGACCACGGTCTTGCCCACGGCCTCCTCAACGGGAACGGCGCGCATCACAGGGGCGTCGTCGCGGCACTCCACTCCCTCCATGGCAACGTACGGGTCTTCACCCTGGCAGCCGCGGCAGATGGAACCGTCGCTGGAGGGGTAGGCCTCGCCGCAGACGGGACAGACATCGATGGCGGTCATGTGGCCGTGGCCGAGATATTTCTTGTCCACGGTGATGGGCCTGATGGAGCAGATGGTGTCCCCGGCCTGCTCGATTTCGGCGAAAAGTTTCTCGGTATCCTGCTCGGCCTTGGGCTTTTCCTTCATGAACCAGCCTCTGATCTCGGGCCACTGCTCCAGCTTCTTCTGGTCGATGGCCACGCGCACGCCCACGCCCGTGTACTTGTCGTACAACGATACGGCATAGCGGCCGAGCAGTTTGATCTTCATCCAGTTGTTGCCGGCGGAGCAGAGGGTGAGGAGCTGGACCGCGTCGGGCAGACACTTGCCGGACTCCACCAGGGCTTCGAACAGCGTGCCTTCCGGGATGCGGGCCTTGGCCGCCTCCACCATGTAGCCGCCGATGAGCAGGCCGGGCGCGGGGTAGCCGTGGAATTCCTTGGCCTTCTGTTTGAATTCCTCAAAGGTGTAGTTGCCGATATTCATGGTCACCTCGTCTTGTAAATGAGGGTTGGGTGCGTCAAAAGCGACCATCCTATGACACGGTGTCAAGCCCGAGGCAATTATTCCCGGGAAGTTCTTTTTTTCACGAAGTTGGGCGCGTTTGGGCGGAGTCGAGAATAGCACCGGCCGGGGAATTGTGCAAAATGCGAAAAAGGAGGCCTCTGCCCGGCAGGATGCGGGCATCACCTCTTTTGGGTGTGCCTTTCCGTTTCGGCGGTGCGGTAAAGGGATGGCGACAGGTTTTCATCGCCAATGTTGCAGGCCGCAAAAAAGGCCCTGTTCCGGTGGAACAGGGCCTTTCGTATTTGC encodes the following:
- a CDS encoding methyl-accepting chemotaxis protein, which encodes MFKDVSLKWKVLALVILGPIFVACVLAVQQVMQIREAGHEDILHQGRAVILMAEAAREEMSAKLAAGVMRPFDEIKSREQLLQAVPIITAINMAQRNAKALDYAFRVPKVSPRNPKNEPTELELSVLKRLKEEKLEELVVAEEDQIRYFRPIRLTKECLYCHGDPKGGKDPLGGIKEGWREGEIHGAFEIISSLETAKAKSLKSGIYTAVETAVILLLVGIASWFMVKRVIVTPLFRIRDFARDVASGDLDAHPGGAFGAELGVVRDAISTMVDNLKAKMLEASQKQEEAEAAKGEAEVAMNEAKQQEARTNELLSKMQRIAGDASLIAEQVTSAADELSAQADQVSSGAEIQRERTAQTATAMEEMNATVLEVARNSANSADSAQNAKEQAQQGADVVKNAIFAIEEVHELTTTLKSSMASLGGQATDIGQIMNVIEDIADQTNLLALNAAIEAARAGEAGRGFAVVADEVRKLAEKTMDATKEVGNAIQSIQDGAEANIRSVDTAAEAVDRATEMANQSGESLGQIVHFADATSGQVQSIATAAEEQSAASEEINRAVEDINLIASETAEGMNQSAEAITELARLSNELRLLINEMNE
- a CDS encoding NAD-dependent deacylase is translated as MSNHALANAARVLRESRCTLAFTGAGISVESGVPPFRGPGGVWAKYDPAKFEKAYFRRNPEEVWPLLKEIFYSRLVHAKPNPAHYALAELERAGMLDGIVTQNIDGLHQEAGSLVVHEYHGSTRRMQCMKCREFFDASNISLEKLPPPCPVCGGLLKPDFVFFGEGIPTDVHRAATDLAGRAEVCLIVGTGGTVVPAGRIPYIVKNRGGVLIEINLHDTSYSYTVSDYYLQGKAGTRLPELVAATLG
- a CDS encoding 4Fe-4S dicluster domain-containing protein, whose product is MSKTFFIDLTKCTACRGCQVACKQWKKLPAEKTENTGSHQNPPDLSGVTLKLVRFNELEVDGKLQWLFFPEQCRHCVEPPCMDSMTVPGAIVHDEETGAVVYTELTAKEPDKDAYRFGCPYEIPRVNEETGQIVKCDMCIDRVKVGMLPACVQTCPTGAMNFGEREDMLTLAEERLAQAQEKFPDAELVDPDEVRVIYLVQTDPDSYYEMLSADASSIKKGPMTRKQFLARLGRPVKRMAG
- the fdnG gene encoding formate dehydrogenase-N subunit alpha, with the protein product MHTNRRNFLKLSATAAVATAFGGLGLGCTPKSKMIDRAAALTPKWSKQTTSVCCYCAVGCGLIVNTALKDNKAINVEGDPDHPINEGALCAKGASIWQLADNDRRPDTVLYRAPYSTEFKKVSMSWALEKIARRVKETRDAEFTYKNKKGQVVNRCDNIASLGSAALDNEECWAYQTMLRSLGLVYIEHQARIUHSATVAALAESFGRGAMTNHWIDIQNSDCILIMGSNAAENHPISFKWVTKAQEKGATLIHVDPRFTRTSAKADMYAGLRSGSDIAVLGGMIKYILDNDLIFRDYVVDYTNASFIIGDNYSFTDGIFAGYNPKTKSYDKSKWAFAMDAEGNPKKDPTLKDPKCVYQMLKKHYARYDLDKVSSISGMSKDELVALYETYAATGKADKAGTIMYAMGWTQHTVGVQNIRSMAMIQLLLGNIGVAGGGVNALRGESNVQGSTDHCLLYHILPGYLKTPKASQPTLADYDKAYTPVSHDPKSANWWGNYPKYSASLIKSMWMDDDPATAYNYLPRLDSASAAEYSWLTLFDKMDAGQFKGLFAWGMNPACSGANANKNRRALSKLDWLVNVNIFPNETGWFWEGPDMDPKKIKTEVFFLPCAVSIEKEGSITNSGRWMQWRYKGPDAPAGQMPDGDMMYELMKEIQHLYEKEGGAYPEPITRLTWDNIATNGVFDAHKTAKLINGYFTRDVTIKGKSYKKGQQVPSFAFLQADGSTCSGNWLYCNSYTDKGNMAARRSLAQTPEQAKIGLFPNFSWCWPVNRRILYNRASVDLQGKPWNPEKPVIEWTGPETKWKGDVPDGGWAPGTKYAFIMRKHGFGQLFGPGRADGPLPEYYEPLECPVKSHPFSSTLHNPTALSYEDETKAVCDPKFPFIGTTYRVTEHWQTGLMTRNCDWLTEAEPQVFVEMSPELAELRGIENGEKVTVESVRGSIWAKAIVTKRLKPFTIKGTTIHQVGLPWHFGWTWPKDGGDSANILTPSVGDPNTGIPETKAFMVNVRKA
- a CDS encoding FmdE family protein encodes the protein MNIGNYTFEEFKQKAKEFHGYPAPGLLIGGYMVEAAKARIPEGTLFEALVESGKCLPDAVQLLTLCSAGNNWMKIKLLGRYAVSLYDKYTGVGVRVAIDQKKLEQWPEIRGWFMKEKPKAEQDTEKLFAEIEQAGDTICSIRPITVDKKYLGHGHMTAIDVCPVCGEAYPSSDGSICRGCQGEDPYVAMEGVECRDDAPVMRAVPVEEAVGKTVVHDMTGIEAEESKEPVSRAGDVLGIGDVCRLQRIGKFHVYDAESLPGDEWVHENEAVKAFAKRMAGDGITYDDDPKEGKINFFAEKTGLLSIDLDALSRFNLSPDVMLATRHDGSIIPEGKGVAGTRAIPLYISRDKFSRAITALGEGPILSILPLRKAKVGVLVTGTEVFQGLIEDKFIPIVSSKVIKLGSEVHRTDIVPDDRETITKSVTAMLDAGCDLIVTTAGMSVDPDDVTRPALADAGMTDALYGVPMLPGTMSLVGKIRNAQIIGVPACALFYKTTAFDILLPRLLAGQTLTRKDLANLGEGGFCMTCKTCSFPKCPFGK